The sequence below is a genomic window from Gopherus evgoodei ecotype Sinaloan lineage chromosome 9, rGopEvg1_v1.p, whole genome shotgun sequence.
CTGAACTAAGCAAAAATTGAAAGTTTAATCTTTTTCTAAGGAATCCTATGTCTTGGACTTAAGCTAGAGAAAACATACAAAGCTCTTCTATACCCACCTTTGCGCCAACATTATTGAGACAACCCTCCAGAGTCTGTGGCATCTGAGCAAGGACCATCACCTGAACTTGCCCAAACTCTTTAACAGATACAGAGCGACTAGTCGTTAGTGAAATTCTTGTGCATAGAGCTCATTTTCTACATAGCACCCAAATGTTTCCGAGGCATTTGACCAACATGACAGCTCCCTGTtcagaagagtttacagtctaaacagaaaaTATACAGTGCAAACAAGGGTTTAGGGAAGAGGACAGTAGCCAAGGACTACAGTTTTCAAACACAGATGCCTTAatacctaaataaaagtggcctcattttcagagatATTGAGTATCTACAACTCCCATCAATTTAAATCAAGCTGTGGGTACCCAGCCCATCTAAAATAAGGCTctgtttaggtgcttaaataggGATTTAGGTATCTAGCTTTAGACATTTCAGTTGGGAAAATTGTAgcaagttttttttaaccttcctaTATTTGATCATTTCCTCCCAAGCTCTAGGTGAATTAACCTCATTATCCCTTTAAAGATCCTCCCCATATATTAACGTTGTGACTATAGTCTAACAGCCCtacacatttacacacacacacacacacacacacacacacacacacacacacacacacacagcttttccCAACTACAATTGACAGCTGGAGTTTAAATTGGTTGACCTTTGGATGTGTGTGGGCCTCTGAACCTATGACTGGGAAAATTTGGGACCCTTGATATACCATATGCCATCCTATTCCAAGTTAAAGGTGACTGACTTAAAATCTGCAATATCACTTGAAAAGGCATGTTTCGAATATAGTATGCAAAGTGACGCAACTATGCAGTTCTATTTCTAAGAAAATTTCCCATGTAGTGTATTTAAAATTACCACAAGCTTGTGTCTGAGTTCCAGCCTCCCACGCACAGGGATCCCACGGATCTGATATTCTTGGCTTTTGGTTCACTTGTGACCATTGCAAATCAAGCTTATGACAACAAGCAAAAGCTTTACTTTCAAAGGGACCCCAGAGAGCTTTGTTTTCTCAGTTGTTCTTATAGTTTGCCAAATACAGCAGCAATATATAATACTGGTTGTTCAGTTCCTAACAAGGACAATAGACTCACATAAATCTTCTGTCAAAGCAATCGCAGAGCAGACAACAGATGTGATTTTCTGGAGACCACGAAGAAATGTTCTAGGTTTTAATTTGGGGAGCCTTAAAAGACAGTTCTAGCTCACATCTTATGCTAGTGTACAAATGTGTCTTTATAAAACTGTGCTACTAACAACTAAGTGCAGCTAGCACAACTTGCTCTACGGCTTTCCTTCAGAGAACGTAAGGGATGCTGGCACTATCTAGTGTTCTTCCCCAGTCTCTTGTTTACAAGTGCAATATACAGAATATAAAATTTGCTGAAGCAACATTTCCCTCCCTCACACCTTCTAATAACATACAAGATATCTATCGTATACCGGGCTTTAGAATTAAAAACTCCAGACCTTTGTAACTGCATATATCTGCACTCATTAAACCACATGGACTATGCTCCAAATCCTGTTCCCAGTACCTAGCCCAAGTAACTGGAGTTGGTATCTCTATGGGGGCATGACAGGAAGAAAGCCAACTCCCCAAGTAACATAGTATCAACTGAGTGACTGTGCAGCTGCGACTCCagcctcaggactggggcagcctCTACGGCCCTAGTGGGCAATGGATCTGGGCAGGGATATATCCACCAATTTCACCCCCACTAGCATCAATCTTGTCTCCgctatagaacaaaaaacaggGAGCCTCCTCTAAGCACCTGAAATCATGCCTTACATATTACTCTCGCAGAACAGAACTTCATTAGATTCTGCTGTGTCTGGAACCCTCCATGCTCAGAGGGTGCAACTTTGTAGTACACTAAGGGGGGGGGATGAAattttcagtgtttaaaaacataatttcGTTAAAGTGAAAATGCACTTGAGGCTCTAGGAAATCCGTGgtgctgaaaattaaaaaaaaaattctgatccaCATTTTTTCTAACATAAGTAATGTTGTAAGCAGACTTTTCTTCCAGTAGACACCCACAATTTACAAAATTTATATCACTTAGTGAATGATCACCTTGATATTTTAACCAGATCTTCCCACAagtttccccatttttttttatttttttttttggcacaatGAAGCTCCTGTACCAGAATAGGGTTCAGCATGTGCAACATGCACCTACTCACAGAAAGGCATCAACTGCAACATGAACACACTAAGATAAATCCAATTTGTCTTACTGGTAAAACTGTTTTCCCTCTGCTTTCAGGAACACAGACTGAAATATTCTAAGATGTCCAACTCAAGCATAAACGCTTCAGAAGACAACTGGCACTTACAGCTCAGTAGTAACTACTCATGGTCATTCCCACTGGCTTATGGATTCATTTCATAGGAGGAATCCTGCTAAATGGTGTAGCAGCATGGATTTTTCTACATGTTCCTAGCAAGAAAAGCTTTGTCGTCTATCTCAAGAATATTGTTGTTGCCGACCTTCTGATGAGCCTGACTCTCCCCTTCAAAATTCTTAATGATTCAGAAATTGGGCCTTGGCAGATCAATGTTTTAGTCTGCCGATTTTCAGCTGTTATTTTTTACCTAAATATGTACGTTGGAATAACATTTTTTGGCCTCATAGGGTTTGACAGATACTACAAAATTGTAAAGCCTCTGCTTACCTCCTTTGTTCACACAGTTAATTACAGCAAGATTACCTCTGTAGTCGTATGGGCATTGCTCATGTTTTTATCATTTCCAAATATTATTTTAACTAACCAAAGTCCTACAGAGAAGAATTCCAAAAAGTGTGTACTCTTAAAAGTGAGTTGGTCTACAGTGGCATAAGGCTTCAAGCTATATTTGCCTAGGAATTTTCTGGACTGTGTTTTCTTCTGTTAatcattttttacagtgcaatagCAAGAAAAATATATAGTTCCTACAGAAAGTTCAGGAGAAATTCAGCAGTAACTAGGGAAAAAATCAATCGCAATATATTCAGCATCATGTTTGTATTTGTCATTTGTTTTGTGCCATATCATCTTTGCAGACTTCCTACACATTAAGGTCAAACTGGATCTCAGTTCTCTTGTCAGTCAAGCAAAAATCTGTACTATGCAAAAGAATTTACTCTGTTACTCTCCGCTGCAAATGTGTGCCTTGatcccattatttatttatttctctgtaAGCCCTTTAGAGAAAAGTTATACCAAAAACTGCATCTCAAGTTGACAACTTTAGGTGAAATAGAAAACTCTAAATCCAGAAGGTCAAACATTACATGAAAGCGTCATTATTTCAGAAATTCACATATCTCTTATAAGATATAGTATGGAAAATTATTCCAGATTGCAAAGCAGTTAACAAAGGAACTGGATAAATGAAGAGCATGTGCAACAATAAACATGAGGTGTCAATTTAAAAAGCATTTCAGCTATTTGTTTTCCATATTAAAAAGCATTACCACATGCTGTACTATGCACTACTTCCAGATTACTTCAAACTATAACTTCTTACAATGGAATATATTAGCTGTTTGAGGCCTAGGACAGACAGGAGAATGACTGGAGTAGAAAGCTGGACATGCAGGTCTGGGTTCTATGCGAGTGGCAAGGATTAACCAGCAGAACTACGCAACAGCTGCAGCCTGTTAGTCTCCATAAGCCAACCTGGAGCACATAAGAAGTACAAGCTAGCAACAAGGGCTTGGGAGTGACTGAATAGCAAAGCTGGACAAAAAATGTTGGACAAAGCTTATtcaatgaaaaatgcagtttcagttgCCTTCCAATTATTCGCAAATTTGACACAAATAGTTTTGGGCattcacaaaatggccagaggaggaggaggaggagaaagatgagGAGGTAGTGACGCTGCTAGTGACACTATGCCCCActcataacctttagcccagtagttagggcaccCATCTTGAATGTGATAGACCTAGGTTCAAATTCTCACTCTGGAACAGACTTCTGGATTCAACAATTTCACCCcaaactgattgattttttcccctacttTTTGCAACTGacattgaatttaaaaaaaaaatcagctcaggGATGGAGAATATCTTCTACCACTTCTGACCTCAGGATCAGACTGTTTTGGAATGGCTGACAGAGGCCAAGTCAGCCCCTAAAGGGAAGAAAGAGCCCTGCATGAATCTCTAGCAAAATGAAGAGCTGAGATGATGGATTCTGGTTCCAACCAGTCAACTGTAGGACAGTTTAAAGGAAAATAGGAAAGAATAAAGGTGTCACATAACTCAGATCCTCAAGTCTCTGTGTAGAACCTGGGGAATTCTAGAATGATTTGGCGACAGGAGGTAATTTTATAGTTCATGAAAATCTATTTGAAACCTTTATGGAAAATTGCTATCTAATTTAAGACCAACAAAACTACAGGAATCTATAAGAGTGATTCCTACAACCTACAGACAGTAACAGAAAACTATATTCTGTCTGTTTATGGAAATCACCCTACTGAATTCTACAGCACAGATACATTATTTTAAGCAAGAGAAGGTGGTTCTACAAACGTGTTTTCTCCTAAATTCTACAGGACTTCATGATGAAGAAAGGATATTTTAATGGGCCTTTTTATAAAAGTCTTCCAGTCTACTGATTAAACACACAAATCATTACTGAAATTATGCATAAATAGTTTAGCCCCATGTTTAATATGCTGTTCTGCTTTGGAGTTAGATGTGAGGCCAATATTCTTGTATTTTGGACCATTAAGTACTGGGAAAATTTGAGATGTACCAATCTTATCGCTGTTTCTACAGGCTGAGATAACGCCTAGTGTATCATTTGCATATTCTCCAATGACTAGTTTCAAACAGCTCTATGCCCTCAAAACACAATCCTTTCTGGTAACATGTCCATGCACATTATTCTATACAGCAGCTTGTCAAATCATTGGCTTGCTCATACTATGCATAGCTGTAAATTTTACAAGACAAATGGAAATGTATGCCAGCATATCAGAGAGTGGATTAAGTCCTTCAAAGAGACTGTAAATTTGGTCTAATACCAGGTAATGTGTACACAGCAACTGCTGCTTATGTACAAAAAGGCAGAAAAGAAATTTAAGGGAAAATAGTGACCCACCCAGATGATTTAGTAAGTGAAAAACTAAATACCCATTCAGATCAGCAAAGACTGAGTTATTACTATATGTATGGGATGAACAATCCCCATCTAGCATGAAGTTTAGTCTTCACCAGAGATCCTGCAAGGCAAAGTGGCTGTGACTTCACTAACAGTGATTTTTTAGGAGGTGAGAAAAGTCTACTGAAACTAGCTTTTTGTACCTAAAACTCAGAGCTATTAGTTTCTCTTTAATCAGGACATGTGTGAACCTGGAAAGAATGattttgtatttttgctttgttttgggcACTAtgttatattgtttttctttgcacaaaggactgaaaactacctatatttcatttatttttgtgtgtatatatgttttaTTGTGCATCTTGCactttttattgtgtttgtactaaaaaaataaagcctCTCTTTTTCAATGCAGctagatttgtttgtttgaattttatAATTTTACATGGGGAGTGGGCCAGTGAATGCAATGTTTACAAAAGATTCCAGATAACGCCTCTGGAAATGGCAGCGCTCCGTTTTACTCTCTATTACTGGAAACAACACGAGTTTTTCCAACAGGGATCCTGCCAATTTGCCTTACCACTGTTCTGGAAGGACAGTCTCTCAGTATGAAAGGGTAGTTCGTAACCAATATGCATTTTTAACTAAAAATAAGGCATCCTGGTGACAAGGCTATGGCTGTATTGATAATCAGTAAATAAATGCGTTCACTGAATCCCTAATCCGTTTGTTGAGGCCATGTCTAGCATGAACTTATTTGAGAGTACCAACCCACAGTAATGGCTTCTTGTCACTCTTGACCTATGCCAGATTTGCCCTAGGGGACTAGAAAGTAAACACCATGTTTTTGGAAAACCATCTAGAGTCTCCTTGATATTACTGTTTGAATTGGAAGTGGTCCCACACCATAATCCCAGACCTTCACATCCCTACATTTTGCAGAGGTTTAGATTTTCATCTGAATGTCACAGCTTGGGTTCATATCTAGTGTGAACTTTCTTTTAAGATCAGAAACAATATTTGCCATGTTGCCTCAGGTCTCCTTGACACATCAGTCTGGTTACAAAACAGTATGCAGAGAAACTGCACTGGTTGCATTGGTAGACTAGCTCCACCTAGCAAGAGAAATCCAGATTTGTCAAGGAGGAGAATCTACTGGTTTGTGAgcgattttcatttttttattgtaATTTATGGCAAGAGCACCTAGTGCCTTGCATAGTTGCCCCTTTATATATCCTACATTATCTAAACAGGAGGGTTAGTGAAAGAGTACTAGTAGAGTGACATGAAAACTGCTTCTGTCACATGCCTTTATGAAACCTCATCTTCACTACTAAAAAGTAATTATGCAAACATATCTATATTCTGGAAAAATCTTTCCTCCTCGCCCCAACAGGTTGGCATGTTATGCCTTTGAATGACTAGATACATATTAGGGAGTTACACTGGAAAACATGCTGCTCGCTATGCTTTTTTTCAAAGAAATACTGCATTCTGGGCTTATTTTCTTTATATTGCCTTATTAAAAAACAATCCGTCACTGGGTAACTGATGCAGAACAGTGCATTCATAGCCACTGATCCAACTATATTTTGGTGTCTGTACCAGGCACAAGTCTCAACCAGCCTACCTATTAAACCAAgttttgctcccttcccctcACAGTGCTTTTCACTTTTACTTGGAATGAAAATAAGCTAAATAAACTGGAAAGGACAAGGCTTGCATGTGAGGTCAGAAATGTATTCTACACTAAGAAGGTTAACTTTACCTCTGAAAGAAAGTGAGATGCATACCTTCAGCAGACTATCTACTCCAACTGCCTCCCCAGATGGCCAGAAGTCTTGCAGTCATGCCATTGTCACCAACCAtccaagaagggacttactttctATAATTCCTTCCACTGGTTCAGAACTAAACAGAAATGTGCCATTTCACTTTAGGCAGCTACGTAAGCATGTGAAGTGTACCCTGTAGAAGAACTGTCTTCCTCATGACACCCTAGGCTCCACTGTAATAACATGGTTGTGTTCCTTTTGAGAAGGAAGAGACTGAAATGTACTTTGTGTCTACTGCAGAGGTAACCATCTCTGTTCTCCTCCTGGGTAGAGGTAACATGCAGCATGAGAAGCCAAGGGTAATTTAAAGCATACCTTTGCACTGTGAAAATGAAGTTCCTCATAAGGTTTTAAACATAATTTCTAAATGGAATTCAAAACCATCTTTTTCTTAAGATTCACTTGTTCAGCCACTCAAACTCTTGAGGTGATCTGGCACATAAAACTCGAATGTAGAGTACATAAATCTCACAATTTAACTTATGCACCAGCTCATACACCTGCTCCAGCCTGTAGTGATAATGCACGAGCTACATCGGACAAATGTCAATGTTCTCATTAACATGCTATGGGTTATTTAGGTTAATACTTTGGACTGGAGCTTCAAATTAGACTTCAAATTCCTTCTCCACCAACAGACCACAACATTTTTCAGAAGCAAAGGCTAAACTCAGAAAATGGGAATTAATGTAATGGAGGAAAGCTCATCCCAAACTCCGTCAACATAGAGGacgaaatcctggccctactgaagtcaggtgggggaacttccattgacttcagcatggtcaggatttcacccacaaaaTGACTGATTTTCTTCTTAAGATTTTAATAATGCATCCTTTTTATGGAAGTATATTTAACAGGAACATCTCATAATAGATCAACTAATAAGGATCACTTACACAGCACTGCACATCTTTAAAGCACTGTGTAAACATGAATTAATTAAAAGTAATTAATTACACGTTATAAAAGCACTACACCATAGCCTGTCACAGAAGATACATGCTATCACATGTTACACAGCTGACATTAGCTGACATGAAGTACAGCACTAGGTCATTTACAAGCCCTGCTTATTACCATTTTTATACAGCAGCTTGGCTGCACACAGTGCAGTGTGCCAAACAAGAACTACGCCCCTCCCTAAGGGAATTACAGCCTTAAATACACAGGAGTTACATTGAACTACAAAATAATAATTTACCATTCTGTGtgtttaactcaaaaaaattaaactccatcccttcccctcaacccgaaaataaatatttctgctcaCAATACCTATAACTCCCTTGTGGCAGGATCCAAATCTTTGATCTTTTGTAAATGTATTATGGAGTAAAAAATGAATCTGTCAAACGAAAGTCAAAAGACACAGTTTGCTGAACTTGCTAGCTTGTATATGTAGAGttaaaaatatgaagaaaaaccTCTTTTTGCTTCCCAAAAAGATGCGCAGGAGCCTCCCTGAAGAGACTTTGAAACAGTACAAACAGACCCAGAGTTGACTTGGATTCCTcataacaaacaaacaggaagaaaatcATAAATGAAAGAACCTCCATAAGAACTCCATGGCTGAATACTGGTAATGAAACTTCTCAACAATTACTCCTTAAGGACAGTTTTTAATCACAAAGCTTATAATCACAAAATGGATGTTTAGAAAGGGATAAAGGAAAATTCCAGGACTCTTTTATTTGTGTCCTGATTACTGGGTTTCTGAAGTTTATATTAAACTCAGCTTTCACAATAACtggctaaaagaaaaaaagccatttaGTACATCTTCAAGAATGATCACCTCCTAATACtgtgtaaatatttaaatatcaacataaatcccagattaaaaataaagattttccccagctgctcattaaattatattttcaaactcactcactcactctctaaaatatagaatttttttccccactatgGTTAGGTTGTTACAAATACAATGTTACAACACAAATGTCAATTTCATATTTCTCTCAGTTTAGACTGTGTTAGTGTGTGAGATGCCAACTCCTGTGTGTGTTTTGCAACTTTATACAGACACACTGGAGTTCGGCAAGTCAACCCACAGATACACACAAAAGAattcaaagctgagagaaatcTAAAATTGACATCTTTATTTGTAACATAACAACATATAACTTCACATTGTACATAATGTGcatcattcttccgctttactctacgctggttaggcctcaactgaagtattgtgtccagttctgggcaccacatttcaagaaagatgtggagaaattggagagggtccagagaagagcaacaagaatgattgaaggtcttgagaacatgacctatgaaggaaggctgaaagaactgggttcgtttagtttggaaaagagaagactgagaggggacatgatagcagttttcaggtatctaaaagggtgtcatcaggaggagggagaaaacttgttcaccttagcctccaatgatagaacaagaagcaatgggcttaaactgcaacgaaagaggtttaggttggacattaggaaaaagttcctaactgtcagggtagttaaacactggaatagattgcctagggaagttgtggaatctccatctctggagatatttaagagtaggttagataaatgtctattagggatggtctagacagtatttggtcctgccatgagggcaggggactggactcgatgacctctcgatgtcccttccagtcctagagtctatgagtctataagccaAAGGATCCaaagacaatgggccaaattcatctcatCAGTAACTCACTCCATGTCAGGACTACCGTATTTCTGAGGCCCGAACAAGCTTCTGAATATGTTGCTCTTCTACATCCCAACAGCAGAAAGGTTGCACATGTAATGTGATTGTGCAAATATCCTTGTAACTCTCCTCTCTAGGAAAATGCCATATGAATCTCCATTTACACTGCCATGTCTACCAATACAGCCATTCTAACACTGTTTTCAGCTACTTAATCAGCATTCTGCCTGCTTCTTTCCTATGTGTGTATTGTTCCACATTATATATCTACGTGTGTTTCATGCTCCCACATTCACACAGCTGCTCTTTAAAAGTGACAGCAAAAGACAGCAAGAAAGATTTTTCCAGGATTCAGGACAGCAACACATACCACAAAAGTGAACCCCTGTGACCGAAGCAGTCACACCCACCAGGACCTTCCCAAGTCAGAGGATGATTGCAGCAGCTCTCAATCTTTTTCACTCTGATGAGGATTAGAAACTCCACAGGAGCAAAGTCCATGAGACCGTGGATACGTCTAtgccaggggagggcaaactatagCCCACGGACCAGATCCAGCCTGTAAGGGCTTTCAATAAGGCCCGCAGGATTGCCAGGCCCGTGGCActgcggggctaaggcagactccttgCACGTCCTGGCTCCGctctgctcccggaagcagccagctcTGCGCCCCTGCGACCCCTGGCGGAGGAACGGGGAACCGCAGCTAATGGCAGCTTTGGGAGTGGTCTCCACAGGTGAAAGCAGCACatagcagagccccctgccccaacccgcCCCCACCCCTAGGAGCCACTGCCGGACATGCTGGTCACTTCCGAGAGCGACGCAGGCCAGGGCGAGCAGGCCAGGGCGggttgcaccccaaccctctgccttgaCACCCCTGCACTCCGCACCCCTGTTGCACcgagcccctgccacacctgtacctctcctgcaccccactattcggctctgagccccctcctgcaccctaaccccttgccctgagcctcttactgcaccccataccccctcctccatcccgCATTCCAACCTCTTGCCTTGAGCTTTCCTGCACGCCACACCCCTccagcatcccaaccccctgtattgaccccactcctgcactcagtatcccttcctgcaccccaaccccctgccctgagcaccctcctgcatcccaatccccctgccctgagcccactcctgcactccataccccctcccgcaccccagctccctcctgcactctttACCCCTCCATCAccacaacccctgccctgagtccccaactctgtgccctgagccctctgctacacccctcctgcaccccaaccacatGCCTTGAGCCCTCTTCCACACTCCAcaccccctcatacaccccaacctcctgccctgagcccccgatGTACCTGaacctctccagcaccccaatcccctgccctgagccccctcctacaccctgcactccaaccctctgccctgagctccctgctttaccccacccccctcctgaaGCCACCAACCCCATCTTGtgccccctgcccatcctgcaccccaatccccaccctgagcctcctcccacactccgcaCCTCTCCTTCATCCCAACCCTCTCCCTGAACCTCCAACTCTTtgacctgagccccctgccacacccctcctgcaccccaaccccatgctctgagaccCCCCCGCACTCTGCActctttcctgcaccccaaaccccttgccctgagccccctgctgcaaccccaaccctctgctctgagccccctcctgtaccctgcaccccaaccccttgccctgagcaccttcctgcacaccataccccctcccgcaccccaaccccctgccccggccctacATTTATGGACCTGCATacagtttccccacccagatgtggcccttggcctaaaaagtttgctcacccctggtctatgctgcaattaaaaacccgcagctggcctgtgccagctgactcaggttaaTGGACTTGGGCtaatgggctgtttaattgtggcgtACTGTTCATgctcaggctgccctggggccttACCATCTCACAAGGTCCTcgagagcctgggctccagcctgaatccAAATGTCTACACGGCAGTTAAGAAGCCCGTTAGGccgagcccaaatcagctggcatgggccagccacag
It includes:
- the P2RY14 gene encoding LOW QUALITY PROTEIN: P2Y purinoceptor 14 (The sequence of the model RefSeq protein was modified relative to this genomic sequence to represent the inferred CDS: inserted 2 bases in 1 codon; deleted 3 bases in 3 codons; substituted 1 base at 1 genomic stop codon) — encoded protein: MSNSSINASEDNWTYSSVVTTHVIPTGLWIHFIGGILLNGVAAWIFLHVPSKKSFVVYLKNIVVADLLMSLTLPFKILNDSEIGPWQINVLVCRFSAVIFYLNMYVGITFFGLIGFDRYYKIVKPLLTSFVHTVNYSKITSVVVWALLMFLSFPNIILTNQSPTEKNSKKCVLLKVXVGLQWHKASSYICLGIFWTVFLLLIIFYSAIARKIYSSYRKFRRNSAVTREKINRNIFSIMFVFVICFVPYHLCRLPTHXGQTGSQFSCQSSKNLYYAKEFTLLLSAANVCLDPIIYLFLCKPFREKLYQKLHLKLTTLGEIENSKSRRSNIT